The following are encoded in a window of Penaeus vannamei isolate JL-2024 chromosome 35, ASM4276789v1, whole genome shotgun sequence genomic DNA:
- the LOC113818796 gene encoding uncharacterized protein, producing MRISEMEDAVTCSVCSEVYVTGSRDPLVLPCGHTLCRACVTSVKNAATEKPLTCPICRTCHPFLSIYSLPVNFSLLSLSTTYLENQEEHCAEHGEPLTYWCRHCRVGVCGLCILTGHLRDGHSVVTTATFLEEKKEGFGADAATVIHAARELHQKTSSHFKAALVRLMCLSVANESLLEMEDTVTTLQEKVQKAKNIDHILTHEAHLKELFPTRNITNLLSEINTFESRVPIGITMERRNASAVPATARIKHDSGYTSNRSGCSSPSTNTGTSLRESPVASGLMEQSQARTGGGTGLGGLSCRVHMGGGRHAHLAWQDDHLLLYALAAAGPDPQVLIQFSALEGLLERDHPVVFLELSAGGLHLGRVYIRLRGHMRRAQQFLALCVGTLGASFVGSFFSRVNGMDGPGETLIGGKYYCQRERRFVAKGLIDGLERGEEYGDDDKAGLLADYSGGNAKHDTLFGICTTDNPGMDLVIPVFGEVTAGMEVVSAAISHHPVTDVMVSQSGLVIPTRPSQDPLCSGMDVLSLG from the exons ATGCGTATCTCGGAG ATGGAAGACGCGGTTACCTGTTCGGTTTGTTCCGAAGTGTACGTAACCGGATCACGTGACCCTCTCGTACTTCCATGCGGCCATACCCTCTGCCGTGCCTGCGTCACTTCAGTCAAGAACGCAGCCACGGAGAAGCCCTTGACATGCCCCATCTGCCGAACCTGTCATCCATTCTTGTCAATTTATAGCCTCCCTGTCAACTTCAGTTTGCTGAGCTTGTCCACGACTTACCTCGAGAATCAG GAGGAGCACTGCGCGGAACACGGGGAGCCCTTGACCTACTGGTGCAGGCACTGCCGAGTAGGAGTGTGCGGGCTCTGCATCCTGACGGGGCACCTCCGAGACGGGCACTCTGTGGTCACGACGGCCACCTtcttggaggagaagaaggaaggcttCGGAGCCGACGCGGCCACTGTTATCCATGCGGCGAGAGAACTTCACCAGAAGACCTCGTCTCACTTCAAGGCCGCTCTGGTGAGGCTCATGTGCCTGAGTGTGGCGAATGAAAGCCTGCTGGAGATGGAGGATACGGTCACGACGCTGCAGGAAAAGGTTCAGAAAGCCAAGAACATTGATCACATCCTTACGCACGAGGCACACCTGAAAGAGCTGTTTCCAACACGGAACATCACAAACTTGTTGAGTGAAATAAACACATTTGAGAGTCGGGTTCCCATAGGCATCACCATGGAACGCCGGAACGCGTCGGCAGTGCCTGCTACTGCGCGTATCAAGCACGACTCGGGCTACACGTCGAATCGCAGCGGGTGCTCTTCGCCCTCAACCAACACTGGCACGAGTCTACGGGAGTCGCCTGTGGCCAGTGGCCTCATGGAGCAGTCCCAGGCGAGAACCGGCGGAGGAACCGGTCTCGGGGGGTTAAGCTGCCGGGTTCACATGGGAGGTGGCCGTCACGCCCACCTGGCGTGGCAGGACGACCATCTCTTGCTTTATGCTCTCGCTGCCGCTGGTCCGGATCCTCAGGTGTTGATACAG TTCTCGGCGCTTGAGGGCCTCCTGGAGCGCGATCACCCTGTGGTGTTCCTGGAGCTCTCGGCCGGCGGGCTCCACCTGGGCCGCGTGTACATCCGGCTGCGCGGCCACATGCGGCGGGCGCAGCAGTTCCTGGCGCTGTGTGTTGGCACGCTCGGCGCCTCCTTCGTCGGGTCCTTCTTCTCGCGGGTCAACGGGATGGACGGCCCCGGAGAGACGCTCATCGGGGGCAAGTACTACTGCCAGCGGGAGAGGCGGTTCGTGGCCAAGGGCTTGATCGACGGCCTGGAGCGCGGAGAGGAGTACGGCGACGACGACAAGGCGGGTCTCCTGGCGGACTACAGCGGCGGCAACGCCAAGCACGACACGCTCTTCGGGATCTGCACGACCGACAACCCGGGGATGGACTTGGTGATCCCGGTGTTCGGCGAGGTGACGGCAGGCATGGAGGTCGTGTCTGCCGCCATCAGCCACCACCCCGTCACGGACGTCATGGTCTCTCAGAGCGGGCTGGTGATCCCGACCCGGCCCTCGCAGGACCCCCTCTGCTCCGGGATGGATGTTCTGTCGCTGGGATAG